A region from the Arachis ipaensis cultivar K30076 chromosome B01, Araip1.1, whole genome shotgun sequence genome encodes:
- the LOC107647740 gene encoding uncharacterized protein At5g39865, whose product MWLPWQKSSALQIHNTSSQQPHSHFSCSSFKDIQTLFLEEPPTTTATITKPKPSTTIFHRVTLANSLLRAWSTHLLNQPSKLTNFPSQTYASRAGEPDPRAAKSDVRAVEMDSRAKETVSSVIVPRAEQRVVVYFTSLRVVRSTFEDCKTVRSILRGFKVALDERDVSMDSGFLRELRRVTGRPNGLTLPRVFVNGRYVGGAEEVRWLHESGELKKLLEGLPASDSLRQCHVCGDHRFVLCGECSGARKVYEEKGGFKTCTACNESGLIRCFSCSC is encoded by the coding sequence ATGTGGTTACCATGGCAAAAATCATCAGCACTTCAAATTCACAACACATCATCCCAACAACCCCATTCTCATTTCTCATGTTCCTCCTTCAAAGACATTCAAACCCTCTTTCTTGAAGAACCCCCTACCACTACCGCCACCATCACAAAACCCAAACCCTCCACAACCATTTTCCACCGAGTCACACTCGCCAACTCGCTCCTCCGAGCCTGGTCAACTCACCTGCTCAACCAGCCCTCAAAACTCACCAACTTCCCCTCCCAAACCTATGCCTCACGCGCCGGAGAACCAGACCCACGCGCCGCAAAATCAGATGTACGCGCCGTCGAAATGGACTCACGCGCCAAGGAAACGGTCTCTTCGGTAATCGTCCCGCGAGCAGAGCAGCGCGTGGTAGTGTACTTCACCAGCCTGCGCGTGGTGCGGTCCACCTTCGAGGACTGCAAAACGGTGCGTTCCATCCTTCGCGGGTTCAAGGTAGCACTAGACGAGCGTGACGTGTCAATGGACTCGGGTTTTCTCCGGGAGCTTCGTCGGGTAACGGGTCGGCCAAACGGGCTGACCCTGCCACGTGTCTTCGTGAACGGTAGGTACGTGGGTGGGGCCGAAGAAGTGAGGTGGCTTCACGAAAGTGGAGAACTTAAGAAGCTTCTGGAAGGGTTGCCCGCATCGGATTCTTTGAGGCAGTGCCACGTGTGTGGGGACCACAGATTCGTGCTTTGCGGGGAGTGTTCCGGTGCGCGTAAGGTGTACGAGGAGAAAGGTGGATTCAAGACGTGTACGGCTTGCAATGAGAGTGGCTTGATCAGGTGCTTCTCTTGCTCTTGCTGA